In Mustelus asterias unplaced genomic scaffold, sMusAst1.hap1.1 HAP1_SCAFFOLD_2339, whole genome shotgun sequence, one DNA window encodes the following:
- the LOC144489597 gene encoding uncharacterized protein LOC144489597, with protein sequence SRSLTLCISLPLSLGLSHSVSPSLSLSVSHTLYLSLSRSLTLCISLPLSLGLSHSVSLSHSLGLSHSVSLSLSLSVSHTLYLSPSLSLLVSHSVSLSLSLSISHTLYLSPSLSLGLTLCISLPLSLGLSHSVSLSLSLSLGRSHSVSLSLSLSISHTLYLSPSLSLSLSWAHTLYLSPSLSRSFTLCVSLPLSLSLGLSHSVSLSLGLSHSVSLSLSLSVSLTLYLSPSLSRSLTLCISLPLSLGLSHSVSLSLSLSVSHTLYISLSLGLSHSVSPSLSLLVSHTLYLSPSLSRSLTLCISLPLSLGLSHSVSPSLSLSVSHTLYLSPSLSRSLTLCISLPLSLGLSHSVSLSLSVSHTLYLPPSLSRSLTLCISLPLSLGLSHSVSPSLSLSVSHTLYLPPSLSRSLTLCISLSLGLSHSVSPSLSLSVSHTLYFPPSLSWSLTLCISLPLSLGLSHSVSLSLSLHIQDHYHFCGDVLTVGCAVGVGCCFGTPLGGVLFSIEVTCSYFAVRNYWRGFLGGTFSAFVFRVLSVWIKDDVTITALFKTNFRRDFPFDLQELPAFAIIGITCGFLGAFFVYLNRQFVLLMRKQSLLTRILLKQRLIYPTVVTLIITSITFPPALGQFMAAE encoded by the exons tctcggtctctcacactctgtatctccctccctctctctctcggtctctctcactctgtatctccctccctctctctctcggtctctcacactctgtatctctctctctctcggtctctcacactctgtatctccctccctctctctctcggtctctcacactctgtatctctctcccactctctcggtctctcacactctgtatctctctctctctctctctcggtctctcacactctgtatctctctccctctctctctctcttggtctcacactctgtatctctctccctctctctctcgatctctcacactctgtatctctctccctctctctctcttgggctcacactctgtatctctctccctctctctctcggtctttcacactctgtgtctctctccctctctctctctctcggtcgctcacactctgtatctctctccctctctctctcgatctctcacactctgtatctctctccctctctctccctctctctctcttgggctcacactctgtatctctctccctctctctctcggtctttcacactctgtgtctctctccctctctctctctctctcggtctctcacactctgtatctctctccctcggtctctcacactctgtatctctctccctctctctctcggtctctctcactctgtatctctctccctctctctctcggtctctcacactctgtatctctctccctctctctctcggtctctcacactctgtatctctctccctctctctctcggtctctcacactctgtatatctctctctctctcggtctctcacactctgtatctccctccctctctctcttggtctctcacactctgtatctctctccctctctctctcggtctctcacactctgtatctctctccctctctctctcggtctctcacactctgtatctccctccctctctctctcggtctctcacactctgtatctctctccctctctctctcggtctctcacactctgtatctccctccctctctctctcggtctctcacactctgtatctctctctctctcggtctctcacactctgtatctccctccctctctctctcggtctctcacactctgtatttccctccctctctcgctcggtctctcacactctgtatctccctccctctctctctcggtctctcacactctgtatctccctccctctctctctcggtctctcacactctgtatctctctctctctcggtctctcacactctgtatctccctccctctctctctcggtctctcacactctgtatttccctccctctctctcttggtctctcacactctgtatctccctccctctctctctcggtctctcacactctgtatctctctccctctctctccatatcCAGGATCACTATCATTTTTGCGGAGATGTTTTGACAGTGGGCTGTGCAGTCGGAGTGGGTTGTTGTTTTGGGACCCCACTCGGAG GTGTGCTGTTTAGTATCGAGGTGACCTGTTCCTATTTTGCTGTCcggaattattggagaggattcctgGGAGGAACATTCAGCGCCTTTGTTTTCCGAGTGTTATCCGTGTGGATTAAAGATGACG tcacgatcactgctctgttcaagactaaCTTCCGGAGAGATTTCCCCTTTGACCTTCAAGAACTTCCCGCATTTGCCATCATCGG CATCACCTGTGGATTCCTGGGAGCTTTCTTTGTCTATTTGAATCGACAGTTTGTCCTGTTGATGAGGAAGCAAAGTCTCCTCACCCGAATCCTCCTCAAACA GCGGCTCATTTACCCGACCGTGGTTACTCTCATCATCACATCGATAACATTTCCACCCGCCTTGGGACAGTTCATGGCTGCAGAG